In Hwangdonia lutea, a single window of DNA contains:
- a CDS encoding NAD(P)H-dependent flavin oxidoreductase: MATELTQLLNIKYPIIQAPMFLVSNVAMVTEAMKGGIAGCIPALNYRTLDELRAAIRELHVNKVEGGSFGFNLIVNKSNVKYKDQLRVICEEGCDFIITSLGSPEETINQAHKAGIKVFCDVVDLKFAKKVEDLGADAVIAVNNQAGGHRGGKSPEDLIKQLVAHCNIPIISAGGVGCKADVDEMLGYGAAGVSVGSPFIASTEANVTEEYKQACVDYGADDIVVTERISGTPCTVINTPYVQKIGTKATWIENLLNKNRKLKKWVKMIRFSIGMNATKNAATKATYKTVWVAGPSIEHTTDILPTKAIIERLVA; this comes from the coding sequence ATGGCGACCGAACTTACACAACTTTTAAACATTAAATATCCTATTATTCAAGCGCCCATGTTTTTAGTGTCAAACGTGGCCATGGTTACTGAAGCTATGAAAGGCGGTATAGCCGGCTGTATTCCGGCACTTAACTACAGAACATTGGATGAATTACGAGCCGCAATTAGGGAATTGCACGTCAATAAGGTGGAAGGTGGTTCGTTTGGTTTTAATTTAATTGTAAACAAATCAAACGTAAAATATAAAGATCAGTTACGCGTAATTTGTGAAGAAGGTTGCGATTTTATAATAACCTCATTAGGCAGTCCCGAAGAAACCATTAATCAGGCACATAAAGCTGGTATCAAAGTGTTTTGCGATGTGGTGGATTTAAAGTTCGCCAAAAAAGTTGAAGACTTGGGAGCCGATGCCGTAATAGCGGTGAACAATCAAGCGGGTGGTCATAGAGGTGGAAAATCGCCAGAAGATTTGATTAAACAATTGGTGGCGCATTGTAATATTCCTATAATTTCTGCCGGTGGTGTAGGGTGTAAAGCGGATGTCGATGAAATGTTGGGTTACGGTGCCGCTGGTGTATCGGTTGGCAGTCCGTTTATTGCATCAACCGAAGCCAATGTTACCGAAGAATATAAACAAGCTTGTGTAGATTATGGCGCTGACGATATTGTGGTTACCGAGCGTATTTCTGGAACACCGTGTACCGTTATCAATACACCTTATGTTCAAAAAATAGGCACTAAGGCCACATGGATTGAGAATTTGCTAAACAAGAATAGAAAGCTCAAAAAATGGGTAAAAATGATTCGTTTTTCCATTGGCATGAATGCCACAAAAAATGCAGCAACCAAAGCTACTTACAAAACAGTTTGGGTGGCAGGACCAAGTATTGAACACACGACAGACATATTGCCTACCAAAGCTATTATTGAACGATTGGTTGCTTAA
- a CDS encoding OmpA family protein, with protein sequence MKKVLLLSLSTIFLLSSCVSKKQFTDLQAKQKETQDLLNSATVKLNSCLADKAAATARTTVLEERIADLKASNDNLQILSAKGASSIEKTLESIKEKELKINRLQDALTKKDSVTLALVTSLKREVGINDPDIEVNVEKGVVFISIADKLLFKTASYTVSPRAKEVLAKVAKVINSKPEFEAMIEGHTDSRSYQKGVLLDNWDLSVKRATSIVRELQNLGVNPGQLIAAGRSHYVPLVDNDTAENRATNRRTRVVVLPKIDQFYEMIEKEMKNLEAGGN encoded by the coding sequence ATGAAAAAAGTTTTATTACTTAGCTTATCTACCATTTTTTTATTAAGCTCATGTGTATCTAAAAAGCAATTTACAGACTTACAAGCAAAACAAAAAGAAACTCAAGACTTGTTAAATTCTGCCACGGTTAAACTAAACTCATGTTTAGCAGACAAAGCCGCAGCTACTGCCAGAACAACTGTATTGGAAGAGCGTATTGCCGACTTAAAAGCGAGCAATGATAACCTTCAAATTCTTTCGGCAAAAGGAGCGAGTAGCATTGAAAAAACACTTGAAAGCATTAAAGAAAAAGAACTTAAAATTAATCGTTTACAAGATGCGCTTACCAAAAAAGACAGCGTAACATTGGCATTGGTAACAAGCCTTAAACGTGAGGTTGGTATTAACGATCCAGATATTGAAGTAAACGTAGAAAAAGGTGTTGTATTTATTTCAATTGCCGATAAACTATTATTTAAAACCGCAAGCTACACGGTATCGCCTAGAGCTAAAGAGGTGTTAGCTAAAGTGGCTAAAGTTATAAATAGCAAACCTGAATTTGAAGCTATGATTGAGGGTCATACCGATAGCCGATCGTACCAAAAAGGTGTGTTATTAGACAACTGGGATTTAAGTGTTAAGCGTGCCACATCAATTGTACGTGAGTTACAGAATCTTGGTGTAAACCCAGGCCAGTTAATCGCTGCCGGACGTAGCCATTACGTACCTTTAGTTGATAACGATACTGCTGAAAACAGAGCAACAAACAGACGTACACGTGTTGTTGTACTACCTAAAATCGATCAATTTTACGAAATGATTGAAAAGGAAATGAAAAACCTAGAAGCTGGTGGAAACTAA
- a CDS encoding glycosyltransferase family 2 protein, with the protein MKIAIVILNWNGKKLLEQFLPSVIEYSSEEAEIYVADNASTDDSVSFVKSSFPTIKIIQNKENGGYAKGYNEALKRIDADVFCLLNSDVEVTKNWLTPIIDTFKTEENTAIIQPKILDYNKRDYFEYAGAAGGFIDKFGYPYCRGRIFNTIEKDKGQYNDTTEIFWASGACLFIKKEVFKSLNGFDEAFFAHMEEIDLCWRAQNLGYQIKYVGSSTIFHVGGATLNNTNPKKTFLNFRNSLFAVTKNAKGNLFFLILARLILDGVASAKFLFQLKFKHIIAVLKAHLGFYSHLPYLLKQRKALNQTVKYYQKTSIVFAYFVNNKNNYKSL; encoded by the coding sequence ATAAAAATTGCCATCGTCATATTAAACTGGAACGGAAAAAAGTTGTTGGAGCAATTTTTACCTTCAGTAATTGAATATTCATCAGAAGAAGCGGAAATTTACGTGGCAGACAATGCCTCGACCGACGATTCTGTTTCATTCGTTAAAAGCAGTTTCCCCACCATTAAAATCATTCAAAACAAAGAAAACGGCGGTTATGCCAAAGGGTATAATGAAGCCTTAAAACGTATTGATGCCGATGTGTTTTGCTTGTTGAATAGCGATGTTGAAGTCACCAAAAACTGGCTCACTCCAATAATTGATACTTTTAAAACTGAAGAAAACACGGCTATCATCCAACCTAAAATTTTAGATTACAACAAAAGGGATTATTTTGAATACGCTGGAGCTGCTGGTGGTTTTATAGACAAGTTTGGATATCCGTATTGTCGTGGACGCATTTTTAACACCATTGAAAAAGACAAGGGACAATACAACGATACCACTGAAATTTTTTGGGCTTCGGGTGCCTGTTTATTCATTAAAAAAGAGGTTTTTAAAAGCTTAAACGGATTTGATGAAGCATTTTTTGCGCACATGGAAGAAATAGATTTATGCTGGCGGGCACAAAACCTGGGATACCAAATAAAATATGTGGGCAGCTCAACTATTTTTCATGTTGGCGGCGCTACTTTAAACAATACCAATCCTAAAAAAACCTTTTTAAATTTCAGAAATAGTTTATTCGCCGTAACAAAAAATGCCAAAGGCAACCTTTTCTTTTTAATACTTGCCCGATTAATTTTAGATGGCGTGGCAAGTGCAAAGTTTTTATTCCAATTAAAGTTCAAACATATTATAGCTGTTCTAAAAGCGCATCTTGGGTTTTACAGCCATTTGCCATATTTGCTCAAACAGAGAAAAGCCTTAAATCAAACCGTAAAATATTATCAAAAAACATCTATAGTGTTTGCTTATTTCGTAAATAATAAAAACAATTATAAAAGTTTATAA
- a CDS encoding type I restriction enzyme HsdR N-terminal domain-containing protein, with translation MQELNFPKFSFRFKSSENKISIFDSIRKKFVVLQPEEWVRQHCVQYLIEEKGYPKSLINVEKELVVNTLKKRYDIVVFNSDGSIHLIVECKAPTIVINQNTFDQIAQYNLVLNASFLMVTNGLNHYYCQMDFENERYNFLKDIPKYSE, from the coding sequence TTGCAAGAGCTCAACTTTCCAAAGTTTTCGTTTCGTTTCAAAAGTAGCGAAAATAAAATTTCTATATTCGATAGTATTCGTAAAAAATTTGTGGTTTTACAACCCGAAGAATGGGTGCGCCAGCATTGTGTTCAATATTTAATTGAAGAAAAAGGCTATCCGAAATCGTTAATAAATGTTGAAAAGGAATTGGTTGTAAATACCTTAAAAAAGCGGTACGATATTGTTGTTTTTAATTCTGACGGAAGCATTCATTTAATTGTGGAGTGCAAAGCGCCAACCATTGTGATTAATCAAAATACCTTTGACCAAATAGCACAATACAATTTAGTGCTTAATGCGAGTTTTTTAATGGTAACCAACGGATTAAATCATTATTATTGCCAAATGGATTTTGAAAATGAACGCTATAATTTTTTAAAGGACATTCCAAAATACAGTGAGTAG
- the holA gene encoding DNA polymerase III subunit delta yields MDEVKQLVTDIKNKNLKPIYFLMGEEPYYIDKISDFIEENVLLEEEKGFNQMVLYGRDVSIDDIVGNAKRYPMMAERQVLIIKEAQDLSRTIEKLADYVNNPQQTTVLVVNYKYKKIDKRKALYKAVKKNGVVYESKKLYENQVADWIRRVLAPKKYTIAPKAAQMLVEFLGTDLSKINNELEKLQIILPKGTQISPEHIEENIGISKDFNNFELRKAIGDRNAVKAYQIINYFADNPKDNPMVVTVSLLFNFFSQLLHFHGLKDRSPRNVASALKVNPYFVNEYITAAKNYPMRKVSAVVATLREFDVKSKGVGSNAVPQGDLLKELLVRILS; encoded by the coding sequence GTGGACGAAGTCAAGCAATTAGTAACCGATATAAAAAACAAAAACCTAAAACCTATTTATTTTTTAATGGGCGAGGAGCCGTATTATATTGATAAGATTTCAGATTTTATTGAAGAGAATGTGCTTTTAGAAGAAGAAAAAGGGTTTAACCAAATGGTGCTTTACGGGCGGGATGTATCGATTGATGATATTGTTGGGAACGCCAAACGTTACCCAATGATGGCAGAGCGGCAAGTGTTGATTATAAAGGAGGCTCAAGATTTATCGCGAACTATTGAAAAGCTTGCAGATTATGTAAACAATCCGCAACAAACTACGGTTTTGGTTGTAAATTATAAGTATAAAAAAATTGATAAACGCAAAGCGCTATATAAAGCTGTTAAAAAAAATGGCGTTGTTTACGAAAGTAAAAAACTGTACGAAAACCAAGTGGCCGATTGGATTCGCAGAGTTTTAGCACCAAAAAAATATACCATTGCTCCAAAAGCGGCTCAAATGCTGGTTGAATTTTTGGGCACCGATTTAAGTAAGATTAACAACGAATTAGAGAAGCTTCAAATTATCTTGCCCAAAGGCACCCAAATTTCGCCCGAGCATATAGAAGAAAATATTGGTATTAGCAAAGACTTTAATAATTTTGAATTACGAAAGGCTATAGGCGACAGAAATGCGGTTAAGGCGTATCAAATTATAAATTATTTTGCTGACAACCCAAAGGACAATCCTATGGTTGTAACCGTTTCGCTGTTGTTTAATTTCTTTTCGCAACTGCTTCATTTTCATGGGTTAAAAGATAGGTCACCGCGTAATGTGGCATCGGCTTTAAAGGTGAACCCTTATTTTGTAAACGAATATATTACGGCTGCCAAAAATTACCCGATGCGAAAAGTAAGTGCTGTTGTTGCGACACTGCGCGAATTTGATGTGAAAAGTAAAGGTGTTGGCAGTAACGCTGTTCCGCAAGGAGATTTGTTGAAGGAATTATTGGTTAGGATTCTATCGTAA
- a CDS encoding uracil-DNA glycosylase codes for MKVDIHKSWQPYLQPEFDKPYFKKLANFVKTEYKNGTCFPPENQIFNAFNQCPFNQVKVVIIGQDPYHGDGQANGLCFSVNDGVAHPPSLINIFKEIEQDLKIPYPKSGNLLRWANQGVLLLNATLTVRAHQAGSHQKKGWELFTNAVIKLISDSKEDVIFLLWGGFAKQKSKLIDKEKHCILESGHPSPLSANRGYWFGNKHFSKTNFLLKQKGNKTIAW; via the coding sequence ATGAAAGTAGACATACACAAGAGTTGGCAACCCTATTTACAACCCGAATTTGATAAACCGTATTTTAAAAAATTAGCTAATTTTGTTAAAACAGAATATAAAAACGGAACCTGTTTTCCGCCTGAAAACCAAATCTTCAATGCTTTTAATCAGTGTCCTTTTAACCAAGTAAAGGTTGTAATTATTGGTCAAGATCCTTATCACGGAGATGGGCAAGCTAATGGATTGTGTTTTTCCGTTAATGATGGTGTTGCACATCCACCTTCGTTAATCAATATTTTTAAGGAAATTGAGCAGGACTTAAAAATTCCGTATCCTAAAAGCGGCAACTTATTACGATGGGCCAACCAAGGTGTTTTGTTGTTAAATGCCACTTTAACGGTAAGAGCGCATCAAGCCGGTAGCCATCAAAAAAAAGGTTGGGAGCTGTTTACAAATGCAGTGATAAAGCTAATAAGTGATAGTAAAGAAGATGTTATATTTTTACTTTGGGGTGGATTTGCAAAACAAAAATCAAAATTAATCGATAAAGAAAAACATTGTATTCTAGAGTCCGGACACCCGTCTCCGTTAAGCGCCAATAGAGGGTATTGGTTCGGGAATAAACATTTTAGTAAAACTAATTTTCTTTTAAAGCAAAAAGGGAATAAAACAATTGCTTGGTAA
- a CDS encoding C1 family peptidase, which yields MKNSLIIVILIFVSFTCNSQSYEFETVIDLETTDVISQGNTGTCWSFSASSFLESEIMRITGKNIDLSEMYTVRNTYPKKAWNYIMRQGKAQFSEGGLAHDVINSVADHGLVPNVVYPGLETHTTRHNHAEMIAVLKGMLDVYIKNPGRQLSPKWKLVTESVLDIYLGKNISTFNYEDVQYTPESFLKMTKINPKDYISITSFSHQPFNTNFILNIPDNFSNGSFLNVKLNDLVDITNNALKAGYTVELDCDVSEKTFSSKHGLAVIPKDDINKKEALENVRPEKEITQNLRQQEFENYNTTDDHLMHITGMLKDQNGTTYYKVKNSWGKNSDRVANDGYIYMSESYFKLKTISIMVHKDVVPKKLLN from the coding sequence ATGAAAAATAGCCTCATAATAGTCATTTTAATTTTTGTTTCGTTTACATGTAATTCGCAATCTTATGAATTTGAAACCGTCATAGATTTAGAAACCACCGATGTTATTAGTCAAGGCAATACGGGTACTTGCTGGAGTTTTTCTGCATCGTCATTTTTAGAAAGTGAAATTATGCGCATTACGGGCAAGAACATAGATTTGTCTGAAATGTACACGGTTAGAAATACCTATCCGAAAAAAGCATGGAATTACATCATGCGACAAGGCAAAGCACAATTTAGCGAAGGTGGTTTGGCACACGATGTAATTAATAGTGTTGCAGATCATGGCTTGGTGCCAAACGTTGTGTATCCAGGTTTGGAAACTCATACAACAAGACACAATCATGCTGAAATGATAGCTGTTTTAAAAGGCATGTTGGATGTTTATATTAAAAATCCCGGGCGCCAATTATCGCCAAAATGGAAACTGGTAACTGAAAGTGTTTTGGATATTTATCTTGGTAAAAACATATCAACTTTTAATTATGAAGACGTACAATACACACCAGAATCATTTTTAAAAATGACGAAAATAAACCCGAAAGATTACATTAGTATCACATCGTTTTCACACCAACCTTTTAATACAAACTTTATACTAAACATTCCCGATAATTTTTCAAACGGATCATTTTTAAACGTTAAGCTTAACGACTTGGTGGATATTACAAATAATGCACTAAAAGCGGGCTACACCGTTGAATTGGATTGTGATGTAAGCGAAAAAACCTTTTCATCAAAACATGGTTTGGCAGTAATCCCTAAAGATGATATCAATAAAAAAGAAGCTTTGGAAAATGTACGACCAGAAAAGGAAATCACTCAAAATTTAAGGCAACAAGAATTTGAAAATTACAACACCACCGACGACCATTTAATGCATATTACCGGAATGTTAAAAGACCAAAATGGAACGACGTACTATAAAGTAAAGAATTCTTGGGGTAAAAATTCAGACCGTGTTGCCAACGATGGTTACATATATATGAGTGAATCTTATTTCAAGTTAAAAACCATATCTATAATGGTTCATAAAGATGTTGTTCCAAAAAAATTATTGAATTAA
- a CDS encoding 1,4-dihydroxy-2-naphthoyl-CoA synthase, translated as MEQAKWVTAKEYQDITYKKYNGVARIAFNRPDIRNAFRPKTTSELYDAFYDANEDVNIGVVLLSAEGPSTKDGIWSFCSGGDQKARGHQGYVGEDGYHRLNILEVQRLIRFMPKAVIAVVPGWAVGGGHSLHVVCDLTLASKEHAIFKQTDADVTSFDGGYGSAYLAKMVGQKKAREIFFLGRNYSAQEAYDMGMVNAVIPHDELEDTAYNWAQEILAKSPTSIKMLKFAMNLTDDGMVGQQVFAGEATRLAYMTDEAIEGRNAFLEKRKPNFEKKWIP; from the coding sequence ATGGAACAAGCAAAATGGGTAACCGCTAAAGAATATCAGGATATTACCTATAAAAAATATAATGGTGTTGCACGCATCGCGTTTAACAGACCAGATATTAGAAATGCATTTAGGCCAAAAACAACAAGCGAGCTTTATGATGCTTTTTACGATGCCAACGAAGATGTAAACATAGGTGTAGTTTTATTATCTGCCGAAGGGCCTTCTACCAAAGATGGTATTTGGAGTTTTTGTTCGGGAGGCGATCAAAAAGCCCGTGGGCATCAAGGATATGTTGGTGAAGATGGCTATCACCGATTAAATATATTAGAAGTACAACGGCTCATTCGCTTTATGCCAAAAGCTGTTATTGCTGTGGTTCCTGGTTGGGCAGTAGGAGGCGGACATAGTTTACATGTGGTCTGCGATTTAACTTTGGCGAGTAAAGAGCACGCTATCTTTAAACAAACCGATGCCGATGTTACCAGCTTTGATGGTGGCTATGGATCGGCTTATTTAGCAAAAATGGTAGGGCAGAAAAAGGCGCGTGAAATTTTCTTTTTAGGACGTAATTATTCCGCTCAAGAAGCTTACGATATGGGCATGGTAAATGCCGTAATTCCGCATGACGAATTAGAGGATACCGCTTATAATTGGGCACAGGAAATATTAGCAAAATCGCCAACTTCAATTAAAATGCTAAAATTCGCTATGAATTTAACTGATGATGGCATGGTAGGGCAGCAGGTATTTGCAGGCGAAGCCACGCGTTTAGCTTATATGACCGATGAAGCTATTGAAGGCAGAAATGCTTTTCTTGAAAAACGAAAACCTAACTTTGAAAAAAAATGGATTCCGTAA
- the menA gene encoding 1,4-dihydroxy-2-naphthoate octaprenyltransferase translates to MKNISLWVSTMRLRTLPLSVSGIILASCLAAYNGYFNWKICVLAILTTLSLQILSNLANDYGDGIKGTDNEDRIGPERAIQSGKISPDDMFGAIRINILVSIILAFALIFTAFGVKHFLLTMLFFALGIASVVAAMRYTIGSNAYGYRGLGDVFVFVFFGLVSVIGCYVLYAKTIDHVVFLPACTIGLLSMGVLNLNNMRDIISDEKSNKITLAVKLGQNKVKIYHTVLIVSAIILSALFGILYYTSPFNLIFVVAYGPLILHLKKINNNKDPKLLDPELKKLALTTVLLAILMGIGHLL, encoded by the coding sequence ATGAAAAATATTTCTCTTTGGGTTTCAACCATGCGTTTACGAACGCTTCCGCTATCGGTTTCCGGAATCATCTTAGCCTCTTGTTTAGCAGCATATAATGGATACTTTAATTGGAAAATCTGTGTTTTAGCCATTTTAACAACGCTGAGTTTACAGATACTATCCAATTTGGCAAACGATTATGGCGATGGTATTAAAGGCACCGATAATGAAGACCGAATTGGTCCCGAACGCGCCATTCAAAGTGGTAAAATATCACCCGATGATATGTTTGGTGCTATTCGAATTAACATATTAGTTTCTATTATTTTAGCGTTTGCACTCATTTTTACAGCCTTTGGTGTGAAACATTTTTTACTCACCATGCTATTCTTTGCATTGGGAATTGCAAGTGTTGTTGCGGCGATGCGCTATACAATTGGAAGCAATGCTTATGGCTACCGAGGTTTAGGCGATGTTTTTGTGTTTGTTTTTTTTGGATTGGTTAGCGTAATTGGGTGTTATGTGCTGTATGCAAAAACCATAGACCACGTGGTGTTTTTACCAGCATGCACCATAGGTTTGTTGAGTATGGGCGTGTTGAATTTGAATAATATGCGCGATATAATTTCTGATGAAAAATCAAATAAAATAACACTCGCGGTAAAACTGGGGCAAAATAAAGTTAAAATTTATCATACGGTGCTTATAGTATCCGCTATAATTTTATCGGCTTTATTCGGCATTTTGTATTATACCTCGCCTTTCAATTTAATTTTTGTGGTTGCTTATGGGCCTTTAATACTTCACCTAAAAAAAATTAACAACAATAAAGACCCTAAATTGCTAGACCCCGAACTGAAAAAATTAGCCTTAACCACAGTGCTCTTAGCGATTTTAATGGGAATTGGACATTTGCTATAG
- a CDS encoding metal-dependent hydrolase: MKITFYGHASLGIQIEDTHILVDPFITGNDKASHIDINTLKADYILLTHAHQDHILDVEAIAKRTDAVIVSNFEIVSHFENLGLEGHPMNHGGTWDFEFGSVKYVNAIHTSSFPDGSYGGQPGGFVIEGEHKNIYIAGDTALTFDMKLIPLQTKLDLAILPIGDNFTMGIDDAILASDFVACDKILGYHFDTFGYIEIDHEVAKRKFFEKNKDLMLLKIGESLEL, from the coding sequence ATGAAAATCACATTTTACGGTCACGCGAGTTTAGGCATCCAAATTGAAGACACTCATATTTTGGTAGACCCTTTTATTACAGGAAATGATAAAGCGTCCCATATAGATATAAATACACTTAAGGCAGATTATATTTTGCTAACCCATGCGCACCAAGATCATATTTTGGATGTCGAGGCCATTGCAAAACGAACCGATGCTGTTATTGTTTCTAACTTTGAAATTGTTTCACATTTTGAGAATTTAGGATTGGAAGGCCACCCCATGAATCATGGTGGTACTTGGGATTTTGAATTTGGAAGCGTAAAATACGTCAACGCCATTCACACCTCGTCGTTTCCCGATGGTAGTTATGGCGGGCAACCTGGTGGTTTTGTAATTGAAGGCGAACACAAAAATATTTATATCGCCGGCGATACAGCTTTAACTTTTGATATGAAATTGATTCCACTTCAAACAAAATTAGATTTAGCGATTTTACCAATTGGTGATAATTTCACTATGGGTATAGACGATGCTATTTTGGCCAGCGATTTTGTAGCCTGTGATAAAATTTTAGGGTATCATTTTGATACGTTTGGCTATATTGAAATAGACCACGAAGTTGCCAAACGCAAGTTTTTTGAAAAAAATAAAGACTTGATGCTTCTAAAAATTGGCGAGAGTTTGGAACTGTAG
- a CDS encoding sterol desaturase family protein: MQSPEFPDIILFAIPFFILAMLIELYVTVKEGINSYEKKDALSSIAMGLGNVFLGYFSKALVLLSFLFVYENFRLFTIPVAWWSFVLIFFADDFAYYWFHRISHECRLFWASHVVHHSSKHYNLSTALRQTWSGGFYTFIFWLWLPLLGFHPAMILLQMSISLLYQFWIHTETIDKMPKWFEAVFNTPSHHRVHHGSNPIYLDRNHAGILIIWDKLFGTFQPELKDEKVIYGLVKNIDTFNPIKIAFIEWVNMFKDVFSGRKSIAKRLLYFVKPPGWTHDGTGKISDDLRKEWMDSVESKNK; encoded by the coding sequence ATGCAGTCTCCCGAATTTCCTGATATCATACTATTTGCCATTCCTTTTTTTATACTTGCCATGCTTATCGAATTGTATGTAACGGTAAAGGAAGGCATTAATTCTTACGAAAAAAAAGATGCCCTATCTTCTATTGCCATGGGTTTGGGCAACGTATTTTTAGGCTATTTTAGCAAGGCTTTGGTTTTGCTGTCGTTTTTATTTGTTTATGAAAACTTCAGGTTATTTACCATCCCCGTGGCTTGGTGGAGTTTTGTGCTCATTTTTTTTGCAGATGATTTTGCTTACTATTGGTTTCACCGAATTTCGCACGAGTGCCGTTTATTTTGGGCATCGCATGTGGTGCACCACTCCTCGAAACATTACAATTTAAGCACCGCTTTACGACAAACCTGGTCTGGTGGTTTTTATACTTTTATATTTTGGTTATGGTTGCCCTTGCTTGGGTTTCATCCGGCGATGATTTTGTTGCAAATGTCTATTAGCTTGCTTTATCAATTTTGGATACATACCGAGACTATTGACAAAATGCCCAAGTGGTTCGAAGCTGTTTTTAACACACCCTCGCACCACCGCGTGCACCATGGCAGCAACCCCATTTATTTGGATAGAAACCATGCAGGTATCTTAATTATTTGGGATAAGTTGTTTGGCACCTTTCAGCCGGAACTTAAAGATGAAAAAGTAATTTACGGATTGGTAAAAAACATCGACACTTTCAACCCCATTAAAATTGCATTTATTGAATGGGTGAATATGTTTAAAGACGTATTTTCCGGAAGAAAATCTATCGCAAAAAGATTACTTTATTTTGTAAAACCACCGGGTTGGACACACGATGGTACGGGCAAAATATCTGACGATTTACGAAAGGAATGGATGGATTCAGTTGAAAGTAAAAACAAGTAA
- a CDS encoding o-succinylbenzoate synthase has translation MIATYHKYILNFKQASGTSRGVLKTKETWFIVIEYNGKKGIGECGVFRGLSVDDVPHYEDILQWTCVNIHLGLAVLLDELNKFPSIQFGLEMAFKSLESENDFELFPSEFTRGNASIPINGLIWMGSEAFMKQQIKEKISAGFHCIKMKIGAIDFQTEINLIKSIREEFSSKEIELRVDANGAFSTDEALEKLKILSDFDLHSIEQPIKQGQFEAMAKLCDNTPLPIALDEELIGVYSVTKKQELLQTIKPQYIILKPSLVGGFKGSDSWIEIAENNNIGWWITSALESNIGLNAIAQYTYKKQSDLPQGLGTGALFTNNFDSPLLVKNGTLQYDKKRTWNLELLT, from the coding sequence ATGATTGCAACGTACCACAAATATATTTTAAACTTTAAACAAGCCAGCGGAACATCGCGCGGGGTTTTAAAAACCAAGGAAACTTGGTTTATTGTTATTGAATACAATGGAAAAAAAGGCATTGGCGAATGTGGTGTTTTTCGTGGTTTGAGTGTTGATGATGTGCCGCATTACGAAGATATTTTGCAATGGACTTGTGTAAATATCCATTTAGGATTAGCAGTGTTATTGGACGAGTTGAATAAATTTCCCAGCATACAATTCGGACTTGAAATGGCTTTTAAATCTTTGGAAAGCGAAAATGATTTTGAGTTGTTTCCTTCTGAATTTACAAGGGGCAATGCCTCAATACCAATAAACGGATTGATTTGGATGGGTTCCGAGGCATTTATGAAGCAACAAATAAAAGAAAAGATTTCAGCCGGATTCCATTGTATAAAAATGAAAATTGGAGCGATTGATTTTCAAACGGAAATAAATCTGATTAAATCGATTCGAGAGGAATTTTCATCAAAAGAAATTGAATTACGTGTGGATGCCAATGGTGCATTTTCAACAGATGAAGCTTTGGAAAAGCTGAAAATATTGTCGGATTTCGATTTGCATTCCATAGAGCAACCTATAAAACAAGGGCAATTTGAGGCCATGGCAAAACTTTGCGACAACACACCATTGCCCATTGCTTTAGATGAAGAATTAATAGGTGTTTATTCTGTAACAAAAAAACAGGAACTGCTACAAACCATAAAGCCGCAATACATCATTTTAAAACCCAGTTTAGTAGGCGGTTTTAAAGGCAGCGATTCGTGGATAGAAATTGCGGAAAACAACAATATAGGTTGGTGGATTACCAGTGCTTTAGAGAGTAATATTGGGCTAAATGCCATTGCGCAATACACATATAAAAAGCAAAGCGATTTACCACAGGGCCTTGGTACTGGCGCATTATTTACCAATAATTTTGATAGCCCATTGCTAGTAAAAAATGGTACATTGCAATATGATAAAAAACGAACTTGGAATTTAGAACTCTTAACATAA